A genomic region of Desulfosarcina ovata subsp. ovata contains the following coding sequences:
- a CDS encoding class I SAM-dependent methyltransferase, giving the protein MNKIDMDSIADIVFQLKWDSTGATHTECYAARSVNLWRDWLPDNVRDALMGRPERENITVDFSVGELFGSKSAPLCIDRQRFCMPPMVGRFYPRGRIRGLPGVFPQNMQPFRCVGINNGHMQVDLGHPLADYPLTLSMTVGQIEAKTTERGGSSVDWIGMLTEGPGMQARWKNRPTDFFSSGAFERKDQESDDRFYAHPRLVHHLDQTAREMVANVYKRFVRDGMRVLDLMSSWVSHLPHTVNLEAVHGLGMNRTELEQNPVLAGIDVQDLNTSPVLPYPDAAFDMVVNTVSVEYLIHPLEVFAEVGRVLKPGGTFVVTFSNRWFPTKAVRIWDQLHEFERMGLVMEYFLTSGCFHRFGTYSMRGLPRPRDDRYAGERLHSDPVYAVWGTKKESSNRRHT; this is encoded by the coding sequence ATGAATAAAATCGATATGGACAGCATCGCTGATATTGTCTTTCAGCTGAAATGGGACAGCACCGGCGCCACGCACACGGAGTGCTATGCCGCAAGGAGCGTCAACCTGTGGCGGGACTGGCTGCCGGACAACGTCCGAGATGCCCTGATGGGCCGGCCGGAAAGGGAGAATATTACGGTGGACTTTTCCGTCGGGGAACTTTTCGGTTCGAAATCCGCGCCCCTGTGTATCGATCGCCAGCGCTTCTGCATGCCCCCCATGGTCGGCCGCTTCTACCCCAGGGGTCGCATCCGCGGCTTGCCCGGAGTCTTTCCCCAGAACATGCAGCCATTCCGCTGCGTGGGGATCAACAATGGCCACATGCAGGTGGATCTGGGCCATCCCCTGGCGGACTATCCCCTGACCCTCTCCATGACCGTGGGGCAAATCGAAGCGAAAACCACCGAACGGGGCGGCAGCAGTGTGGACTGGATCGGCATGCTTACCGAGGGGCCGGGCATGCAGGCACGCTGGAAGAACCGGCCCACCGACTTTTTCAGCTCCGGAGCCTTTGAACGAAAGGATCAGGAAAGTGACGACCGCTTTTACGCCCATCCCCGGCTGGTCCACCATCTGGACCAAACCGCCCGGGAGATGGTCGCCAACGTTTACAAACGCTTCGTCAGGGACGGCATGCGGGTACTGGATCTGATGAGCAGTTGGGTTTCCCACCTGCCCCACACGGTGAATCTGGAAGCCGTTCACGGACTGGGGATGAACCGTACCGAACTTGAACAGAACCCCGTATTGGCGGGCATAGACGTTCAAGACCTGAACACCTCGCCGGTCCTTCCCTATCCCGACGCCGCATTCGATATGGTGGTCAACACGGTTTCTGTCGAATACCTTATCCATCCGCTGGAAGTATTCGCCGAAGTAGGAAGGGTGCTCAAGCCGGGCGGCACCTTCGTGGTCACATTTTCCAACCGCTGGTTTCCAACCAAGGCGGTCCGCATCTGGGATCAGCTCCACGAATTCGAACGCATGGGGCTGGTGATGGAGTACTTCCTGACCAGCGGTTGTTTCCACCGCTTCGGCACCTACAGCATGCGGGGACTGCCACGCCCCAGGGACGACCGGTATGCCGGGGAACGGCTCCATTCCGACCCGGTTTACGCGGTGTGGGGAACGAAAAAAGAATCATCAAATAGGAGGCACACATGA
- a CDS encoding LuxR C-terminal-related transcriptional regulator, giving the protein MTNRKPTHPPAVPLCYSSEQARTVLDSLSAHIAIVDEKGIILDTNRAWRQFAIKNGMSEGYDAIGDNYLAICESTRGDEGEKAQAVATGIRNVIGGQVDEFLFDYPCHGPDGPHWYYMRAIRMSGEGSVRVVVSHEEITALKLTEEALRKSEAQLTRQKVELEEANIALKVLLKQREDDKSDLEQKVITNVKDLVLPYLEKLKRVNLQAKDKNLVEIIDAHLQDIISPMMQKLANASIILTPQEIQVASLVKDGKASKEIADILNISQTTVHFHRKNLRKKFGLSNSRTNLRSYLLSIA; this is encoded by the coding sequence ATGACCAACCGCAAACCAACCCATCCCCCGGCCGTGCCCCTTTGCTACTCCAGTGAGCAGGCCCGCACCGTGCTGGATTCCCTCTCCGCCCACATCGCTATTGTGGATGAAAAGGGCATCATCCTGGACACCAACCGGGCCTGGCGTCAGTTCGCCATAAAAAACGGCATGTCCGAAGGTTATGACGCCATTGGCGACAACTATCTGGCAATCTGTGAGTCAACCCGTGGCGATGAAGGGGAAAAGGCCCAGGCGGTGGCTACCGGCATCCGCAACGTCATAGGCGGCCAGGTGGATGAGTTTCTTTTTGACTACCCCTGCCACGGCCCCGACGGTCCCCACTGGTATTACATGCGCGCGATCCGCATGTCCGGCGAAGGATCCGTACGCGTGGTCGTCAGCCACGAGGAAATCACGGCACTAAAGCTCACCGAAGAAGCCTTGAGAAAAAGCGAGGCCCAGTTGACCCGGCAGAAAGTGGAACTGGAAGAAGCCAACATCGCCCTCAAAGTCCTGCTCAAACAACGGGAAGATGACAAATCCGACCTCGAACAGAAGGTGATCACCAATGTCAAGGATTTGGTCCTGCCATACCTGGAAAAACTCAAACGGGTCAATCTGCAAGCCAAGGATAAAAATCTGGTGGAGATCATCGATGCCCACCTGCAGGACATTATCTCACCGATGATGCAGAAGCTGGCCAATGCCAGCATCATTCTCACTCCCCAGGAAATTCAGGTGGCCTCCCTGGTCAAGGACGGAAAGGCAAGCAAAGAAATTGCCGACATCCTCAACATCTCGCAAACCACGGTCCATTTTCATCGCAAAAACCTGCGCAAAAAATTCGGCCTGAGCAACAGTCGGACCAACCTGAGAAGTTATCTGCTTTCCATTGCCTGA
- a CDS encoding uridine kinase produces the protein MPLVRDKDGKRLHVKSRLMGESLVSKEFIDNLDVAPQERLHPDVAVMKIGGQSICDRGAKALPAILKEIVQIRKQQKLVITTGGGTRSRHIYTIGLEMGMPTGIIAKFGSMISEQNALMVATLLSPWGGIQMSHSDIIKLPTYFAEGIIPVMHGMPPYDYFAIKPKKGRIPIHRTDVGLVILADLLGSRTILFIKDEDGLYTADPKKVPDAEFIPEIGARDLLERDLDDLVIERPCLEIIQNSEVIDRVQVINGMIPGNITRAMNGEHVGTVIYRQ, from the coding sequence ATGCCATTAGTCAGGGATAAGGACGGCAAGCGTCTGCATGTGAAAAGCCGGCTCATGGGCGAAAGCCTGGTGAGCAAGGAGTTTATCGACAACCTGGATGTGGCTCCCCAGGAGCGGCTGCACCCGGACGTGGCGGTCATGAAAATCGGCGGCCAGTCCATCTGCGACCGGGGAGCCAAAGCTCTGCCGGCCATCCTCAAAGAGATCGTCCAGATCCGCAAGCAGCAAAAGCTGGTGATCACCACCGGAGGGGGAACCCGTAGCCGGCACATCTACACCATCGGCCTCGAGATGGGCATGCCCACGGGCATCATCGCCAAATTCGGCAGCATGATCTCCGAGCAGAACGCCCTCATGGTCGCCACTTTGCTTTCACCCTGGGGGGGCATCCAAATGTCCCACTCCGATATCATCAAACTGCCGACCTACTTCGCCGAGGGCATCATTCCGGTCATGCACGGCATGCCGCCCTACGACTACTTTGCCATCAAACCCAAAAAAGGCCGCATACCGATCCACCGCACCGATGTGGGACTGGTCATCCTCGCCGACCTGCTGGGATCGAGAACCATCCTCTTCATCAAGGACGAGGACGGCCTCTACACCGCCGACCCCAAAAAGGTGCCGGACGCCGAATTCATTCCCGAAATCGGTGCCAGGGATCTGCTGGAAAGGGACCTGGACGACCTTGTCATCGAACGGCCGTGCCTGGAAATCATCCAGAACAGCGAGGTCATCGACCGGGTGCAGGTCATCAACGGCATGATCCCGGGCAACATCACCCGGGCCATGAACGGCGAACATGTGGGCACGGTTATCTACCGCCAGTAG
- a CDS encoding FAD-dependent oxidoreductase, whose amino-acid sequence MKRPTSPSSVTKRFPHTYSRSMISHVLEGSQPHAKLPIRSERFYDDLNIQALLGRLATGIDVDDRHVLLPDGVRAGFDRLLIAAGSDPRPLDAEGMELKNIFYMRTQEHARQQVAALEGVRRASRPPTACFGAVLQ is encoded by the coding sequence ATGAAACGGCCAACATCACCATCATCGGTGACGAAACGTTTCCCCCATACATACAGCCGCTCCATGATCAGCCATGTACTGGAAGGATCCCAGCCCCACGCGAAACTGCCCATCCGATCGGAGCGCTTTTACGACGATTTGAACATCCAGGCGCTGCTCGGCCGGCTGGCCACCGGCATTGATGTGGATGACAGGCACGTGCTGTTGCCGGACGGTGTCCGGGCCGGTTTCGATCGGCTGCTCATCGCCGCCGGTTCCGATCCTCGCCCGTTGGATGCCGAGGGAATGGAGCTGAAAAATATTTTTTACATGCGTACCCAGGAACACGCCCGCCAGCAGGTGGCCGCCCTGGAGGGGGTCCGGCGGGCTTCAAGGCCGCCTACGGCTTGCTTCGGCGCGGTCTTGCAGTGA
- a CDS encoding SIR2 family protein, whose product MQIPISIEEIVKSFKHDKVIILLGPDIVINKNGDTLLNNLLKYLREQNFDKDIDLGRDNLFICDNKTKNRMYSFIEEYFQSNTQTSKIYEQLALIPCHLIVSITPDSLMKQAFEDCGIDHAFRYYVKNKPGKEVDVPTKEKPLLYNLFGSIEDQNSLVCNLDDLLQFLFSIIKEYELPINLRRSFDVANYFVFLGFNFNKWYLKLLLKLLNLTTDKFSMAAEYLLIDDDKLIRTYDIHYGVKIIETDIEKFVNDLYEKSRELYYLREKKEITQISIKEVAKDLMKQDKIKESIDIILEELESREKKDALDSDQKDMLDEIIGLSARYHRLERSSRKNTLSKDDVETTRNKLVEALKDIVDEISF is encoded by the coding sequence ATGCAAATACCGATATCAATTGAAGAGATAGTTAAGAGTTTCAAGCATGACAAGGTTATTATTTTGCTCGGCCCTGATATTGTCATAAACAAGAACGGCGATACATTATTGAACAATTTACTGAAATATCTAAGGGAACAAAACTTCGACAAAGATATCGATCTTGGCCGTGACAATCTCTTTATATGCGACAATAAAACAAAAAATAGAATGTACAGTTTTATTGAAGAATACTTTCAGTCCAATACCCAAACCAGCAAAATATACGAACAACTGGCATTGATTCCATGCCACCTGATTGTTTCGATAACACCAGACTCGTTAATGAAGCAAGCTTTTGAGGATTGCGGGATTGATCATGCTTTCAGATATTATGTTAAAAATAAACCAGGAAAAGAGGTTGACGTACCTACTAAAGAAAAACCCCTTTTATATAATTTGTTCGGAAGCATTGAAGATCAAAATTCACTTGTCTGCAACCTAGACGATCTCTTGCAATTTCTCTTCTCAATAATAAAAGAATACGAACTTCCTATAAATCTTAGGCGATCTTTTGATGTCGCTAATTATTTTGTATTTTTAGGATTCAATTTCAATAAATGGTATTTGAAGCTGTTGCTTAAATTGTTGAATCTGACCACTGATAAATTTTCCATGGCTGCCGAGTATCTTCTTATTGATGATGACAAACTCATTAGAACATACGATATCCATTATGGTGTCAAAATTATCGAAACAGATATCGAAAAGTTTGTCAATGACCTATATGAAAAATCAAGGGAATTATACTATCTTCGGGAGAAAAAAGAGATCACACAAATCTCTATTAAAGAAGTTGCAAAAGATCTAATGAAGCAGGATAAGATAAAGGAGTCCATCGATATTATTCTTGAAGAATTGGAAAGCAGAGAAAAAAAGGATGCACTCGACAGCGACCAAAAGGACATGCTCGATGAAATCATAGGTCTCTCCGCCCGTTATCACCGTCTGGAACGGTCTTCAAGAAAAAACACACTTTCAAAGGATGATGTCGAAACTACAAGAAACAAACTAGTTGAGGCCTTAAAGGATATTGTCGATGAAATAAGCTTTTAA
- a CDS encoding IS110 family transposase produces the protein MKKIVKYVGLDVHKDSITIAIADEGRDGNVRVYGKISNDLGQIDNVMRKLISQNAELHCVYEAGPCGYPIYRHLTSKGIDCVVVAPALIPKKTGDRVKNDRRDATHLATLHRSGELTPVYVPDQADEALRDLVRARKDIQISLRKVKQQINAFLLRQGINYPGKSKWSKAHLNWLADLKMPHPAQHIALTEYLDAMGDHEARVKRIEKAIEQCCQTSRLLPVIEALQALRGISLLSAVTVVAELGDLSRFDTPAQLMAYLGLIPSEHSSGGTIKKGPITKTGNTHARRTLIESAQAYRMPARKSKAIRKRQEGLPDDVLDIAWNAQLRLCHRYRRLIAKGKNHNVVITAIARELAGFIWAIARAVPIVAAER, from the coding sequence GTGAAAAAGATTGTAAAGTATGTTGGTTTGGATGTCCACAAAGATTCGATTACCATTGCTATCGCCGATGAAGGACGTGACGGAAACGTTCGAGTGTATGGAAAAATCAGCAACGACCTGGGGCAGATTGATAACGTCATGCGAAAACTGATTTCACAAAACGCCGAATTGCATTGTGTTTATGAAGCAGGTCCATGCGGATATCCAATCTACAGGCATTTAACAAGCAAGGGAATCGATTGCGTTGTCGTTGCTCCGGCGCTGATCCCCAAAAAAACCGGTGATCGGGTTAAAAACGATCGCCGAGATGCAACCCACCTGGCGACGCTCCACCGTTCCGGAGAACTGACGCCGGTGTATGTCCCCGATCAGGCCGATGAAGCACTTCGTGACCTGGTACGTGCACGAAAAGACATCCAAATATCGCTCCGCAAAGTCAAACAACAGATCAATGCCTTTTTATTGCGACAAGGGATCAATTATCCAGGTAAAAGCAAATGGAGTAAAGCGCATTTAAATTGGCTGGCGGATCTGAAGATGCCGCATCCGGCCCAGCACATTGCCCTTACCGAATACCTGGACGCCATGGGAGACCATGAGGCCCGCGTTAAGCGCATCGAAAAAGCGATTGAGCAATGTTGCCAAACCAGTCGATTGCTTCCGGTTATCGAGGCTCTGCAAGCGCTCAGGGGGATTTCTTTGCTCAGCGCGGTGACCGTCGTCGCTGAACTGGGGGATCTGAGCCGTTTCGATACGCCGGCACAGCTGATGGCCTATTTGGGTCTGATCCCATCGGAGCATTCAAGCGGTGGCACCATCAAAAAAGGCCCCATTACCAAAACCGGCAATACCCATGCCCGCAGGACGTTGATCGAATCGGCTCAGGCCTATCGTATGCCGGCCCGGAAAAGTAAGGCGATCCGTAAACGCCAGGAAGGCTTGCCGGACGATGTTTTGGATATTGCCTGGAATGCACAGCTACGACTATGCCACCGCTACCGCAGGTTGATTGCAAAGGGCAAAAACCATAACGTGGTCATCACCGCGATTGCACGCGAGTTGGCCGGTTTCATCTGGGCCATTGCCCGGGCTGTTCCAATCGTGGCCGCTGAAAGATGA
- a CDS encoding TIR domain-containing protein, whose translation MKKLIDKIRNLIAVDKLEKAIEELRKVAPDLNTDYGDQLISHQAALGKNKKDSRKGLIGPEEENKTRTRIRYAVLDLLSELEQIGSPPVPALPAENQPTVFISYNHGDSDVAQKLKKTLEQNGIAVRIDSEAMKAGEDIKSFIERSIEETTITLSIVSNNSLLSAWVAMETINTFYLEKFKRDKKLTACYLDDDFFKPRFRLEATQKIDAKIQEIDELIPEYIENKLDTIDLNNEKSRLHQLRNNLGEILLRLKETLTLDIRNDQYDKSLSRIIETITSPSRVSPI comes from the coding sequence ATGAAAAAATTAATTGATAAAATTAGAAATTTGATTGCTGTCGACAAATTGGAAAAGGCCATTGAAGAGCTTCGGAAAGTTGCTCCTGATTTGAATACCGACTATGGCGACCAGTTAATTTCTCATCAGGCGGCTTTGGGTAAAAATAAAAAGGACAGCCGAAAGGGTCTCATCGGTCCTGAAGAGGAAAACAAAACGCGCACACGAATCAGATATGCGGTGTTGGATCTGCTCTCAGAACTTGAGCAAATAGGGTCTCCTCCAGTACCAGCACTTCCCGCTGAAAACCAACCAACCGTTTTTATTTCCTACAACCATGGCGATAGCGATGTCGCTCAAAAGTTAAAAAAAACACTTGAACAAAACGGCATTGCGGTACGCATCGACAGCGAGGCCATGAAAGCGGGTGAGGATATCAAAAGCTTCATCGAAAGGTCGATTGAGGAGACCACCATCACCCTGAGCATTGTTTCAAACAACAGCCTCCTGTCGGCTTGGGTGGCCATGGAAACCATCAATACCTTTTACCTTGAAAAATTCAAGCGCGATAAAAAATTGACTGCCTGTTATTTAGACGACGATTTTTTCAAGCCGCGATTCAGATTGGAAGCCACCCAAAAAATTGATGCTAAAATACAAGAAATAGACGAATTAATACCAGAATACATAGAAAATAAACTCGATACCATCGATTTGAACAATGAGAAATCCAGACTGCACCAGTTGCGAAACAATCTGGGGGAAATATTACTGCGTTTAAAGGAGACGCTCACACTTGATATCAGAAACGATCAATACGATAAAAGTTTAAGTAGAATCATTGAAACCATTACATCTCCCAGCAGAGTCTCACCGATATAA
- a CDS encoding molybdopterin-dependent oxidoreductase: MKTVSTMCRFCLNTCPVDAVVKDGRLISVKRKPVPGVTVRRFCPKNAAAPHIVYAPDRITSPLVRNNADRNQNFQKVSWNTVLSDMADRLLFYKNKYGPESVAWLKGTGEDWGPVWQYTQRFMHAFGSPNVIGNGSLCHATRALPAFITYGTGTRPDTLNAECIIVWGKNDKTSSPPDYNLLMEGIRHGAKLIVIDPVKTDIADSSDLWLQIKPGCDGILAMSMMQVIIAENLYDSHFVAEWTTGFDRLTEEVRNYAPEYVASSIWLTPKEIRQAARLYAGSKPACIADGNGLDMNADVTRNVRAVCMLRALCGNLDIKGGDVFPQKVPVRDMSLKDALNPKVKPVTAGYPLFSSFNKGGGSPVSTVIPDAILDKKPYPIRALIIQASNPLVTAANSLRVAEALKQVEFLVVIDLFMTRTAGQADIFLPATTTFETTQLNIAGLNANRMLLQEKVIEPLGDSRPGWQIIFDLAGALKLDEAFPFQTVEEAIDFQLEPSGITVRQMREHPDGLTLQKPEFEKYRQHGFNTPSGKVEFYSETLSEYGYEPIPSFELSRAGRITFDYAKEKYPLAGISGEKSGWFVHSRYRNISWIIEKEPEPFIDLHPDDAELRGIKDNDSVRIISPNGEIFMKVRLSDSVRCGTVRVPWGWGEHDLRFNINSLTDDAERDSVASTPSVRAFMCDVIKRD, translated from the coding sequence ATGAAAACTGTTTCAACAATGTGCCGTTTCTGCCTGAACACATGTCCTGTCGATGCGGTTGTAAAAGACGGGAGGCTGATTTCGGTAAAAAGAAAACCTGTTCCCGGAGTTACCGTGCGCCGCTTCTGTCCGAAAAATGCCGCGGCTCCCCATATTGTCTATGCTCCTGACCGGATTACATCACCGCTCGTCAGAAACAATGCAGACAGAAATCAGAATTTTCAGAAAGTATCTTGGAATACGGTGCTTTCAGACATGGCAGATAGACTTTTATTCTATAAAAACAAATATGGTCCGGAATCTGTGGCCTGGCTGAAGGGAACCGGTGAGGACTGGGGGCCGGTCTGGCAGTATACTCAGAGATTTATGCATGCATTCGGGTCTCCGAATGTCATCGGAAACGGCTCATTGTGCCATGCAACAAGAGCTCTGCCCGCTTTTATCACATACGGAACCGGAACCAGGCCGGACACCCTCAATGCTGAATGTATAATAGTGTGGGGAAAAAATGATAAAACCTCCAGTCCGCCTGACTATAACCTGCTGATGGAAGGAATAAGGCATGGTGCGAAACTGATTGTCATTGATCCGGTAAAAACAGACATTGCCGACTCCTCAGACCTGTGGCTGCAGATAAAACCGGGCTGTGACGGCATTCTGGCCATGTCCATGATGCAGGTCATTATTGCCGAAAATTTATATGACTCACATTTTGTTGCTGAATGGACGACCGGTTTTGACCGGCTCACAGAGGAGGTACGGAATTATGCACCTGAGTATGTGGCCTCTTCCATATGGCTGACCCCTAAGGAGATACGGCAGGCCGCCCGTCTGTATGCCGGATCGAAACCGGCCTGTATAGCAGACGGCAACGGGCTTGACATGAATGCCGATGTCACCCGGAATGTGCGGGCTGTCTGCATGTTACGGGCATTGTGCGGAAACCTCGATATTAAGGGAGGTGATGTTTTTCCGCAGAAGGTACCGGTCAGAGACATGAGTCTGAAAGACGCACTGAATCCGAAAGTGAAGCCGGTCACAGCCGGATACCCTTTGTTCAGCAGTTTCAACAAAGGCGGGGGATCTCCTGTGAGCACAGTTATCCCCGATGCAATTCTGGATAAAAAACCGTATCCAATCAGGGCTCTTATTATTCAGGCATCCAACCCCCTGGTCACAGCGGCAAACTCACTACGGGTTGCGGAAGCCCTGAAACAGGTGGAATTCCTTGTGGTGATTGACCTGTTTATGACACGGACAGCCGGACAGGCAGATATTTTTCTGCCGGCAACAACAACTTTTGAAACCACGCAACTGAATATAGCAGGTCTGAACGCAAATAGAATGCTTTTACAGGAAAAAGTGATTGAACCTCTGGGAGACAGCAGGCCCGGCTGGCAGATTATTTTTGATCTTGCCGGAGCGCTGAAGCTGGACGAAGCGTTTCCCTTTCAGACTGTGGAAGAAGCCATTGATTTCCAGCTTGAACCTTCCGGTATAACAGTCAGGCAGATGCGTGAGCATCCGGATGGCCTTACCCTGCAAAAACCGGAATTTGAAAAATACAGACAGCACGGTTTCAATACACCTTCCGGCAAGGTCGAGTTTTATTCGGAAACCTTATCTGAATACGGGTATGAACCGATCCCCTCTTTTGAACTTTCCCGGGCAGGAAGGATCACCTTTGACTATGCAAAGGAAAAATATCCTCTGGCCGGCATCAGCGGTGAGAAATCAGGCTGGTTTGTTCATTCCCGCTACCGGAACATCTCCTGGATAATTGAAAAGGAGCCGGAGCCTTTTATTGACCTGCATCCGGATGATGCGGAACTGCGGGGGATCAAAGATAATGATTCAGTAAGAATCATATCCCCTAACGGTGAGATTTTCATGAAGGTCAGACTCAGCGACTCGGTGCGGTGCGGAACCGTCCGTGTTCCCTGGGGATGGGGTGAGCATGACCTGCGCTTCAATATAAACTCCCTGACTGATGATGCAGAAAGAGATTCAGTTGCAAGTACGCCTTCAGTCCGGGCATTTATGTGCGATGTAATAAAAAGGGATTAA